In the genome of Oncorhynchus nerka isolate Pitt River linkage group LG27, Oner_Uvic_2.0, whole genome shotgun sequence, the window CTCCAGTAGGTTGTCCTCCAttaggtaggtagtcttatcctgtGGAGAATGTCTCTTAGTCTTATcctgtaggagagatgtctccagtaggtaggtagtcttatcctataggagagatgtctcagtaggtaggtagtcttatcctataggagagatgtctccagtgaggtaggtagtcttatcctataGATGACTCCAGAGATGTCTTATCCtgtgggagagatgagagatgtctccagtaggtaggtagtcttatcctgtaggagagatgtctcaGTAGTTGGATTAGTCTGTttgttaggtaggtaggtagtgcttacctgtaggagagatgtctccagtagttagTTAGTCTGTTTGTTAGGTgggtaggtagtcttatcctataCTCTGTGGAGATGTCTCAGTAGTTAGTTGTCTGTTtggtaggtagtcttatcctatgCTCTGTAGATGTCTCCAGAGATGTCTGTTTTGTTCCAGTCTTATCCTATACTCTGTAcaggagagatgtctccagtagttagTTAGTCTGTTTTTTGTtagtaggtaggtagtcttatcctacaGATGAGTTAGATAGTCTTATCCTATCTCTAGgagatgtctccagtagttagTTTAGTCTGTttgttaggtaggtaggtagtcttatcctacaCTCTGTGGAGAGATGTCTCCATTAGTTAGTTagtcaggtaggtaggtagtcttatcctataggagagatgtcttccagtaggtaggtagtcttatctctgtaggagagatgtctcctGTTTGTTAGGTAGGTAGTCTTATACActctgtaggagagatgtctccagtaggtaggtTAGTCTTATCCTGTCCCTACTCTCTATgggagagatgtctccagtaggttagggtaggtagtcttatcctacaGGAGAGATGTCTCAGTAGTTAGTTAGtcagtaggtaggtagtcttatcctataggagagatgtctccagtaggtaggtagtcttatcctatctctaggagagatgtctcagtagttagttagttagtcttATCCTGTAGTCTTATCACACCACACACTCtgagagatgtctccagtagttTGTTATGTCTTATCCtataggagagatgtctccagtaggtaggtagtcttatcctgtAGGAGAGATGTCTGTTTGTTAGGTAGGTAGTGGTCTTATCCTGCTCTGcaggagagatgtctccagtaggtagtagtCTTATCCTAcataggagagatgtctccattaggtaggtagtcttatcctacTAGGAGAGATGTCTCagtaggtagtcttatcctataggagagatgtctccagtaggtaggtagtcttatcctatctctgtaggagagatgtctccagtaggtaggtGTCTTATcctgtaggagagatgtctccagtagttaggtagtcttatcctgtaggagagatgtctccagtagttagTTAGTCTGTTTGttaggtaggtagtcttatcctctacactctgtaggagagatgtctGGGAGATGTCCAGTTAGTCTgtttgtaggtaggtaggtagtcttatctatactctgtaggagagatgtctccagtagttagTTAGTCTGTTTGTTGCAttaggtaggtagtcttatcctacactctgtaggagagatgtctcaGTAGTTAGGTAGTCTGTTTGTTAGGTAGGAGGTAGTCTCTACAGTagatgtctccagtaggtaggtagtcttatccaCAGGAGATGTCTTATAGtctgtaggagagatgtctccagtaggtaggtaAATCTCATCCTGCACtctaggagagatgtctccagtaggtaggtagtcttatcctataggagagatgtctccagtaggtagtcttatcctgtaggagagatgtctcagtaggtaggtagtcttatcctgtaggagagatgtctccagtaggtaggtagtcttatacactctgtaggagagatgtctcagtagttagttagtctgtttgttaggtaggtaggtagtcttatcctataggagatgtctccagtagttagTTAGTCTCTGTTTTGTTAGGTAGGTGGGTAGTCTTATCCTACAGGAGAGATGTCTTATCCTGTAGATGAGTGagtaggtagtcttatcctacactctgtaggagagatgtctcaGTAGGTAGATGATCTTATCTATACTCTGTAggagatgtctccagtaggtaggtagtcttatcctctgcctcctgtaggagagatgtctcaGTAGTTGGATTAGTCTGTTTGTTAGGTCGTGAGTAGTCTTATCCTGCActctgtaggagagatgtctcagtagttagttagtctgtttgttaggtagttaggtagtcTTATCTATAGGAGgagatgtctccagtagttaAGTTAGTCTGTTTGTTAGGTcggtaggtagtcttatcctacactctgtaggagagatgtctccagtagttagttagtctgtttgttaggtagttaggtagtcttatcctataggagagatgtctccagtagttagttagttagtctgtTTGTTAGGTcggtaggtagtcttatcctatactctgtaggagagatgtctcaGTAGTTgaggtaggtagtcttatcctacactctgtaggagagatgtctccagtaggtaggtagtcttatcctacactctgtaggagagatgtctccagtagttaggtagtcttatcctataggagagatgtctccagtagttagTTAGTCTGTTTGTTAGGTcggtaggtagtcttatcctacactctgtaggagagatgtctccagtagttagTTAGTCTGTTTGttaggtaggtagtcttatcctatactctgtaggagagatgtctccagtagttagTTAGTCTGTTTGttaggtaggtagtcttatcctatactctgtaggagagatgtctccagtaggtaggtattcttatcctataggagagatgtctccagtaggtaggtagtcttatcctacactctgtaggagagatgtctccagtaggtaggtagtcttatcctacactctgtaggagagatgtctccagtaggtaggtagtcttatcctacactctgtaggagagatgtctccagtagttaggtagtcttatcctgtaggagagatgtctccagtaggtaggtagtcttatcctgtaggagagatgtctccagtaggtaggtagtcttatcctataggagagatgtctccagtaggtaggtagtcttatcctataggagagatgtctccagtaggtaggtagtcttatcctataggagagatgtctccagtaggtaggtagtcttatcctgtaggagagatgtctccagtaggtaggtagtcttatcctataggagagatgtctccagtaggtaggtagtcttatcctacactctgtaggagagatgtctccagtagttagttagtctgtttgttaggtaggtaggtagtcttatcctacactctgtaggagagatgtctccagtagttagttagtctgtttgttaggtaggtaggtagtcttatcctactctgtaggagagatgtctccagtagttagttagtctgtttgttaggtaggtaggtagtcttatcctacactctgtaggagagatgtctccagtaggtaggtagtcttatcctacactctgtaggagagatgtctccagtaggtaggtagtcttatcctatactctgtaggagagatgtctccagtaggtaggtagtcttatcctacactctgtaggagagatgtctccagtaggtaggtagtcttatcctacactctgtaggagagatgtctccagtaggtaggtagtcttatcctacactctgtaggagagatgtctccagtaggtaggtagtctaTCTATActctgtaggagagatgtctccagtaggtaggtagtcttatcctacactctgtaggagagatgtctccagtaggtaggtagtcttatcctatactctgtaggagagatgtctccagtaggtaggtagtcttatcctacactctgtaggagagatgtctccagtaggtaggtagtcttatctCCTTGTAgtagagatgtctccagtaggtaggtagtcttatcctatactctgtaggagagatgtctcaGTAGGTAGGAAATGATCTTATCCTACACTCTGTAGgagatgtctccagtagttagttagtctgtttgtttgttaggtaggagagatgtctccagtaggtaggtagtcttatcctacactctgtaggagagatgtctccagtaggtaggtagtcttatcctataCTCTGTAGAGATGTCTCAGTAGTTCCACAcacagtttgtttgtttgtttgtttgttagtttgtttgtctgttttgtttgtttgtttgtttgttcggTCGGTCGGTAGTATTGTCATATAGTCTGTAGGAGAGATGTCTATAGTATgaggtgtttaactccacccagactgtctcctaggtggtgtttaactaactccacccaaactgtttcctaggaggtgtttaactaacTCACCCAGACTGTTTCTAGAGAgtgtttaactccacccagactgtctcctaggaggtgtttaactctccacccagactgtttcctaggaggtgtttaactaactccacccagactgtttcctaggaggtgtttaactccacccagactgtttcctaggaggtgtttaactccacccagactgtctcctaggaggtgtttaactaactccacccagactgtttcctaggaggtgtttaactccacccagactgtttcctaggaggtgtttaactccacccagactgtttcctaggaggtgtttaactccacccagactgtctcctaggaggtgtttaactaactccacccagactgtttcctaggaggtgtttaactccacccagactgtctcctaggaggtgtttaactccacccagactgtctcctaggaggtgtttaactccacccagactgtttcctaggaggtgtttaactccacccagactgtctcctaggaggtgtttaactaactccacccagactgtctcctaggaggtgtttaactccacccagactgtttcctaggaggtgtttaactccacccagactgtttcctaggaggtgtttaactccacccagactgtttcctaggaggtgtttaactaactccacccagactgtctcctaggaggtgtttaactccacccagactgtttcctaggaggtgtttaactccacccagactgtttcctaggaggtgtttaactccacccagactgtttcctaggaggtgtttaactccacccagactgtttcctaggaggtgtttaactaactccacccagactgtttcctaggaggtgtttaactccacccagactgtttcctaggaggtgtttaactaactccacccagactgtctcctaggaggtgtttaactccacccagactgtttcctaggaggtgtttaactaactccacccagactgtctcctatgaggtgtttaactaactccacccagactgtctcctaggaggtgtttaactccacccagactgtttcctaggaggtgtttaactccacccagactgtctcctaggaggtgtttaactaactccacccagactgtttcctaggaggtgtttaactaactccacccagactgtttcctaggaggtgtttaactccacccagactgtttcctaggaggtgtttaactaactccacccagactgtttcctaggaggtgtttaactaactccacccagactgtctcctaggaggtttaactccacccagactgtctcctaggaggtgtttaactaactccacccagactgtctcctaggaggtgtttaactaactccacccagactgtctcataggaggtgtttaactaactccacccagactgtttcctaggaggtgtttaactaactccacccagactgtttcctaggaggtgtttaactaactccacccagactgtttcctaggaggtgtttaactccacccagactgtttcctaggtggtgtttaactccacccagactgtttcctaggaggtgtttaactccacccagactgtttcctaggaggtgtttaactccacccagactgtttcctaggaggtgtttaactaactccacccagactgtttcctaggaggtgtttaactccacccagactgtttcctaggaggtgtttaactccacccagaccTGTTTTGTGATCCATTACATTTTGACCGTCCACTTTAGTCCAGACTCACCATTTTCTAAAACCGTTTCAGACAATGTGAGGTGTTTTAAGGATGAGTTGACCCCTGATCTTTAAcccctgtgtgtgtctcctgaACAGGGTGGCAACGTGCTAACCTCTGCCAGGCTCTCTCTGCCCTCCATGGCCTCCAGGGCATCTTTCCCAGAGGTCACCAATGTCACCAACTACCTGTGAGTtaagtctctctgtgtgtgtgtgtttggtgtgtgtgtctgttgtgtgtctgttgtctgtttgttgtctgtttgttgtgtgtgtgtgtgtgtgtgtgtgtgtgtgtgtgtgtgtgtgtgtgtgtgtgtgtgtgtgtgtgtgtgtgtgtgtgtgtgtgtgtgtgtgtgtgtgtgtgtttggtgtgtgtgtttggtgtgtgtgtgtgtgtttggtgtgtgtgtttggtgtgtgtgcgtgtgtttggtgtgtgtgtgtgtgtgtgtttggtgtgagtgtgtgtttggtgtgtgtttggtgtgtgtgtgtgtgtgtatttattaaTAGCACTGGGTGTGACCGTGTTCAATGTCATATCTGCAGCTGTCTATTAATGGCACTGGGTCACTGGGTGTGACCGTGCTTTCCCAAACAATACCCAGTCTTTATGAGCTCCCCTGTGGGGTCCCACCCCAACCACTGCTAACAGTCTTTACTCTAACCCTACAGCAGAGAGAACGGTAGTGGGGTCTGTCTGGACCTCCAGGTGATTGACAACGTGCCGGGAGCCAAGGTGGAGGAGGAGTCAGAAACGCATCACTTCCTGGCTGGGAACCTGTACAAGCCCAGGAGACGGGTACGTCCGTGTCAGCactgtcacacagacagacagtgtcttaactcctctcctccctatcctcttaTCTCCTGTCCTCTtaactccctcctccctgtcctgtcctcttatCTCTTGTCTTCtgaactcctctcctccctgtcctcgtatctcctctcctccctgtcctcttatctcctctcctccctgtcctcttgtctcctctcctccctgtcctcttatctcctctcctcctcctcttatctcctctcctcctctcctcttatctcctctcctccctctcctcttatctctctctcctccctgtcctcttatctcctctcctccctgtcctgtcctctctcctccctgtcctctcctccctgtcttcttatctcctctcctccctgtcctcttatctcctctcctccctgtcctctcctccctgtcttcttatctactctcctccctgtcctcttatctcctctcctcctctgctctctcctgcctatctcctctcctccctgtcctcttatctcctctcctccctgtcctcttatctcctctcctccctgtcctcttatctcctctcctccctgtcctcttatctcctctcctccctctcctctcctctctgggaccAATCATATAACTCCCCCCATAGTACCAGTGGGGGACCACTAGCATCAGGACAGAGAGATCTGCATTGTATAACTACAATATGActtgctctcccctcctctctctctctctctctctctctctctctctctctctctctctctctctctgctctctctctctctctctctctctcctctctctctctctctctctcctctctctctcctcctctctctctctctctctctctctctctctctctctctctctcctccctctctctctcctctctctctctctctctctctctctctctctctctctcctctctctcctctctctctctctctctctctctctctctctctctctctctctcctcctctctctctctcccctcctctctctctctctctctctcctcctctctctctcccccctccatagTACCAGTCCCACTACAGCAGACACTTCATGACAGTAGGGGACCACGAGCGTCAGGACAGAGAGATCTTCCAGAGAAATATGAAGAGTCGCATGGAGACGTTCAAGACCACCCGACACAAACGCCACAGCCACAAGAAGGACCGCAGCCAGAAAAAGGCAGGGAACCCTAAAAGAAATGATTGGATGTTATTATCTCTGTGTAACTTCAGCAGGGAGCCAGGATAGGGGGGAGACTTTAGCATCTCTAAAATAAATGATTGGATGTTATTATCTCTGTGTAACTTCAGCAGGGAGCCAGGATAGGGGGATACATTAGCATCTCTAAAAGAAATGATTGGATTAGAGAAAGGTTTAACCTCTTGGGACCAAATCAATatttac includes:
- the LOC135565156 gene encoding sodium/hydrogen exchanger 5-like, encoding MSQGGNVLTSARLSLPSMASRASFPEVTNVTNYLRENGSGVCLDLQVIDNVPGAKVEEESETHHFLAGNLYKPRRRYQSHYSRHFMTVGDHERQDREIFQRNMKSRMETFKTTRHKRHSHKKDRSQKKAGNPKRNDWMLLSLCNFSREPG